One window of Nocardia nova SH22a genomic DNA carries:
- a CDS encoding cytochrome P450 translates to MTAASLRPVVFDPYDYQFHEDPYPVYRRLREEAPLYHNPDLDFWALSRHADVTAAFRDAARLSSANGVSLDPAAWGPHAHKTMSFLAMDDPRHLRMRQLVNKGFTPRRIAAMGDRIRELTLQHLEPALESGTFDWIEDFAGKLPMDVISDMMGVPEPDRAEIRRMADLVVHREEGVLDVPDAAIEASLNLVVYYSEMVAERRRSPTEDLTSALLDAEIDGDKLTDDEIIGFMFLMVVAGNETTTKLLGNALYWAGRNPEQFAKVVADGDLIPDWVEETLRYDNSSQMVARSALVDVPFEHGVIPAGSKVVLLIGSANRDSAVFTDGDRYDIERTDKSALASFGGGVHFCLGAHLARLETVVALREFASRVREYSVDESGIERVHSTNVRGFAKLPVTVEVS, encoded by the coding sequence ATGACCGCGGCATCGTTACGGCCGGTCGTGTTCGATCCCTACGACTACCAATTCCACGAGGACCCCTACCCCGTGTACCGCAGGCTGCGCGAGGAAGCGCCGCTGTACCACAATCCGGATCTGGATTTCTGGGCGCTGTCGAGGCACGCCGATGTGACCGCCGCGTTCCGCGACGCCGCCCGCCTGTCCAGCGCCAACGGCGTCTCACTGGACCCGGCCGCCTGGGGCCCGCACGCGCACAAGACCATGTCGTTCCTCGCGATGGACGACCCGCGGCATCTGCGCATGCGCCAGCTGGTCAACAAGGGTTTCACCCCGCGCCGGATCGCCGCGATGGGCGACCGGATCCGCGAACTGACCCTGCAGCACCTGGAACCCGCGCTCGAGAGCGGCACTTTCGACTGGATCGAGGACTTCGCGGGCAAGCTGCCCATGGACGTCATCTCCGACATGATGGGCGTGCCCGAACCCGACCGCGCCGAGATCCGCCGGATGGCCGATCTGGTGGTCCATCGCGAGGAGGGTGTGCTCGACGTTCCGGACGCGGCCATCGAGGCCTCGCTCAACCTGGTCGTCTACTACTCGGAGATGGTCGCCGAGCGTCGCCGCAGCCCCACCGAGGATCTGACCTCGGCGCTGCTCGACGCGGAGATCGACGGCGACAAACTCACCGACGACGAGATCATCGGCTTCATGTTCCTGATGGTCGTGGCCGGTAACGAGACCACCACCAAACTCCTCGGCAACGCGCTGTACTGGGCGGGCCGCAATCCCGAGCAGTTCGCGAAGGTGGTCGCCGACGGCGATCTGATCCCGGACTGGGTCGAGGAGACACTGCGCTACGACAACTCGAGCCAGATGGTCGCGCGGTCGGCGCTGGTGGACGTGCCGTTCGAGCACGGGGTGATTCCCGCGGGCTCCAAGGTGGTGCTGCTGATCGGCTCGGCCAATCGCGATTCCGCGGTCTTCACCGACGGCGATCGCTACGACATCGAGCGCACCGACAAGAGCGCGCTGGCCAGCTTCGGCGGCGGCGTGCACTTCTGCCTGGGCGCGCATCTGGCCCGCCTGGAAACCGTGGTCGCGCTGCGTGAATTCGCCTCGCGCGTCCGGGAATACTCGGTCGACGAATCCGGCATCGAACGGGTGCATTCGACCAATGTTCGGGGGTTCGCCAAACTCCCTGTCACCGTGGAGGTTTCATAA
- a CDS encoding SDR family oxidoreductase, with the protein MPRFDPHPEVRPVLIAGASSGIGAATAIMLAEAGFPVALGARRVDTLRELADKITANGGTAFAGALDVTDDASVDEFVTAAEQALGPIEVVVSGAGNIEFGVAHEMSPEVFLQQVNVHLVGAHRLAHRIVPGMIERRRGDFVVIGSDCADQVRPRNGAYNAAKTGLEAMARQMRMELEGTGVRASIVRPGATQTGMGMDAAPDQVGPLLEDWVKWGFARHPFFLRASDIAAAVSAVVNTPRGAHLVLAEVQPEAPLREQDSAPEAKS; encoded by the coding sequence ATGCCGCGTTTCGATCCGCATCCGGAGGTGCGACCCGTCCTGATCGCGGGCGCCTCCTCGGGCATCGGCGCCGCCACCGCGATCATGCTGGCCGAGGCCGGATTCCCGGTCGCGCTGGGCGCGCGGCGGGTGGACACCCTGCGGGAACTGGCCGACAAGATCACGGCCAACGGCGGTACGGCCTTCGCCGGAGCGCTGGATGTCACCGACGACGCCTCGGTCGATGAATTCGTCACCGCCGCCGAGCAGGCTCTGGGCCCCATCGAGGTGGTGGTGTCCGGCGCCGGGAACATCGAATTCGGTGTGGCGCACGAGATGTCGCCGGAGGTGTTCCTCCAGCAGGTGAACGTGCACCTCGTCGGCGCGCACCGGCTGGCACACCGGATCGTCCCGGGGATGATCGAGCGCCGCCGCGGCGATTTCGTCGTCATCGGCTCCGACTGCGCCGATCAGGTGCGCCCCCGCAACGGCGCCTACAACGCCGCCAAGACCGGCCTCGAGGCGATGGCCCGGCAGATGCGAATGGAGCTGGAGGGCACCGGAGTTCGCGCCTCCATCGTGCGGCCGGGGGCGACCCAGACCGGCATGGGCATGGACGCCGCGCCGGACCAGGTCGGCCCGCTGCTCGAGGACTGGGTGAAGTGGGGCTTCGCCCGGCACCCGTTCTTCCTGCGCGCCTCCGATATCGCCGCCGCCGTGTCCGCGGTGGTCAACACCCCGCGCGGCGCGCATCTGGTCCTGGCCGAGGTGCAGCCGGAAGCGCCCCTGCGGGAACAGGATTCAGCACCGGAGGCGAAGAGCTGA
- a CDS encoding ferredoxin, producing MRIEVDLDLCQGHAMCEGEAPGYFTVPKHGKVELLRKDVDPADRADVENAVRYCPTQALSIVEDE from the coding sequence ATGCGCATCGAAGTGGATCTGGACCTGTGTCAGGGCCACGCGATGTGTGAGGGCGAGGCGCCCGGCTACTTCACCGTGCCCAAACACGGCAAGGTCGAGCTGCTGCGCAAGGATGTGGACCCCGCCGACCGCGCCGACGTGGAGAACGCGGTGCGGTACTGCCCGACCCAGGCGCTGTCGATCGTGGAGGACGAGTGA
- a CDS encoding dihydrodipicolinate reductase gives MIKVIQWATGGVGRAAIEGILDHPELELVGAWVHSADKDGTDLGTLVGREPIGVTATTDADALLALDADCVLYSPIFADTSVLRAILRSGKNVVTPLGWFYPRQRDREKFDAVCAEGGVTLHGTGIHPGGLTERLPLVVSALSGAITGVRAEEFSDIRTYGAPDVVRHWMMFGADPEKAAGSSVAAMLAGGYSQSVWMLADELGFDLDPDIRTTHDIAVATAPIDSPIGVIEPGQVAAQHFRWEGTVDGEPVITAAVNWFMGEQDFDPPWSFGPNGQRFEVEVRGDPGCVLTLSGLHAHDPAEGARRNPSIVATALNCVNAIPYVVAADPGVRTYLDLPLPAGRAAANLHRDRRTGVSG, from the coding sequence GTGATCAAGGTGATCCAGTGGGCGACCGGCGGCGTCGGCCGCGCCGCCATCGAGGGCATCCTCGATCATCCGGAGCTGGAACTCGTCGGCGCGTGGGTGCACAGTGCCGACAAGGACGGCACGGACCTGGGCACTCTCGTGGGCCGCGAGCCGATCGGTGTCACCGCGACCACCGACGCCGACGCCCTGCTGGCGCTCGACGCCGACTGCGTCCTCTACAGCCCGATCTTCGCCGACACCTCGGTCCTGCGCGCGATCCTGCGCTCGGGCAAGAATGTCGTCACCCCGCTGGGCTGGTTCTATCCCCGGCAGCGCGACCGCGAGAAGTTCGACGCGGTCTGCGCCGAGGGCGGAGTCACCCTGCACGGCACCGGAATTCATCCCGGCGGTCTCACCGAGCGGCTACCGCTGGTGGTCTCGGCGCTGTCGGGTGCGATCACCGGCGTACGGGCCGAGGAGTTCTCCGACATCCGCACCTACGGCGCCCCGGATGTGGTGCGGCACTGGATGATGTTCGGCGCCGACCCCGAGAAGGCGGCCGGGAGTTCGGTCGCGGCGATGCTTGCCGGTGGATACAGCCAGTCGGTGTGGATGCTCGCCGACGAACTCGGTTTCGATCTGGACCCCGATATCCGCACCACGCACGATATCGCGGTCGCCACCGCGCCGATCGACTCACCGATCGGCGTCATCGAGCCGGGACAGGTTGCCGCACAGCACTTCCGGTGGGAGGGCACCGTCGACGGCGAGCCCGTCATCACCGCGGCGGTCAACTGGTTCATGGGTGAGCAGGACTTCGACCCGCCGTGGAGTTTCGGGCCGAACGGTCAGCGCTTCGAGGTCGAGGTCCGCGGCGATCCCGGCTGTGTGCTCACGCTGTCGGGACTGCACGCCCACGACCCCGCCGAGGGCGCGCGTCGCAATCCCTCGATCGTGGCCACCGCGCTGAACTGTGTGAACGCGATTCCGTATGTCGTGGCGGCCGATCCGGGTGTGCGAACCTATCTCGATCTGCCGCTGCCCGCGGGCCGGGCGGCCGCGAATCTGCATCGCGATCGGCGAACCGGGGTGAGCGGATGA
- a CDS encoding cytochrome P450 — protein sequence MAAPSIPAGFDFTDPGLWADRSPVAEFAELRRTAPVWWNAQSEEQAYPFEDGGYWVVSRHEDIKEVSRRSDIFSSEKKGSIIRLPGYATPEQLSVTNALLVNMDPPKHTKVRRIISKGFTPRAVESLRAALTERAQRIVREAKETGGGDFVEQVACELPLQAIAELLGVPQDDRHKLFDWSNLMLNYDDPEYGDPVVASAEILGYAWNMAEERRATPADDIVSQLVNADIDGEALASDEFGFFVILLAVAGNETTRNAISHGMKAFVDHPEQWQIFREQRPRTAVDEIVRWATPVTAFQRTATEDVDLGGQLIKAGDRVGLFYSSANFDEAAFDKPFDFDILRDPNPHLAFGGTGAHFCVGANLARLEIDLMFNAIAEVMPDLRQLSAPERLRSGWINGIKHWDVSYS from the coding sequence GTGGCTGCTCCGTCGATACCGGCCGGATTCGATTTCACCGACCCGGGACTCTGGGCCGACAGAAGTCCGGTCGCCGAATTCGCGGAATTGCGGCGCACCGCGCCGGTGTGGTGGAACGCCCAGAGCGAGGAGCAGGCCTACCCGTTCGAGGACGGCGGCTACTGGGTGGTCAGCCGTCACGAGGACATCAAAGAGGTCTCGCGCCGCTCCGACATCTTCTCCTCGGAGAAGAAGGGCTCCATCATCCGCCTGCCCGGATACGCCACGCCCGAACAGCTGTCGGTCACCAACGCCCTGCTGGTGAACATGGATCCGCCCAAGCACACCAAGGTTCGCCGGATCATTTCGAAGGGCTTCACTCCCCGCGCGGTCGAGAGCCTGCGCGCCGCCCTGACCGAACGCGCGCAACGCATCGTGCGCGAGGCCAAGGAGACCGGTGGCGGCGATTTCGTCGAACAGGTGGCGTGTGAGCTGCCGCTGCAGGCCATCGCCGAACTGCTGGGCGTGCCGCAGGACGACCGGCACAAGCTGTTCGACTGGTCGAATCTGATGCTCAACTACGACGATCCCGAATACGGCGATCCCGTCGTCGCCTCCGCCGAAATCCTCGGCTACGCCTGGAATATGGCCGAGGAACGCCGTGCCACTCCGGCCGACGATATCGTGAGCCAGCTGGTGAATGCCGATATCGACGGTGAGGCGCTGGCCTCCGACGAATTCGGATTCTTCGTGATTCTGCTGGCGGTCGCCGGAAACGAGACCACCCGCAATGCCATCAGCCACGGCATGAAGGCATTCGTCGACCATCCCGAGCAGTGGCAGATCTTCCGCGAGCAGCGCCCGCGCACCGCGGTCGACGAAATCGTCCGCTGGGCCACCCCGGTCACCGCCTTCCAGCGCACCGCCACCGAGGATGTGGACCTGGGCGGCCAGCTCATCAAGGCCGGTGACCGCGTCGGATTGTTCTACAGCTCCGCCAATTTCGACGAGGCAGCCTTCGACAAGCCCTTCGATTTCGACATCCTGCGCGACCCGAACCCGCACCTGGCCTTCGGCGGCACCGGCGCCCATTTCTGCGTCGGCGCCAACCTGGCCCGCCTGGAAATCGACCTGATGTTCAACGCCATCGCCGAGGTGATGCCGGACCTACGCCAACTCTCCGCCCCGGAACGCCTGCGCTCGGGTTGGATCAACGGCATCAAACACTGGGACGTCAGCTACTCCTGA
- a CDS encoding class I SAM-dependent methyltransferase, with protein MDTVVKQTRRLGDFPYPHQAAFLLDNPVRRALADPAGSIDKLGLTGGEHVVELGPGNGVYSVEVAERLTTGRLELFDIQPQMLDKVRRRLDGLGFRNAGFHSGDAGAGLPFADKTFDIAILASVIGEVPDKPACIRALARVLKPGGTLAFFESFPDPDRLGAAELTALAEPEGFEFRDVSGNRWHDTIRFTRVE; from the coding sequence CTGGACACCGTGGTCAAACAAACCCGGCGGCTGGGAGATTTCCCGTACCCGCATCAAGCCGCATTCCTACTGGACAATCCCGTGCGCCGAGCCCTCGCCGACCCCGCGGGGTCGATCGACAAGCTCGGCCTCACCGGCGGCGAGCACGTTGTGGAATTGGGGCCCGGCAACGGGGTCTACAGCGTGGAGGTCGCCGAACGGCTCACCACGGGCCGGCTCGAACTGTTCGACATCCAGCCTCAGATGCTCGACAAGGTTCGCCGCAGGCTGGACGGCCTCGGCTTCCGGAACGCCGGTTTCCACAGCGGGGACGCGGGCGCGGGACTTCCGTTCGCCGACAAGACTTTCGATATCGCGATCCTGGCCTCGGTGATCGGGGAGGTCCCGGACAAACCCGCGTGTATCCGCGCGTTGGCGCGAGTGCTCAAACCCGGCGGCACGCTCGCCTTCTTCGAGAGCTTTCCCGACCCCGATCGGCTCGGCGCCGCCGAACTCACGGCCCTGGCCGAACCCGAGGGTTTCGAATTCCGCGACGTCTCGGGCAACCGGTGGCACGACACCATTCGGTTCACCCGGGTCGAATGA
- a CDS encoding TetR/AcrR family transcriptional regulator has translation MSDKAGRIAKPLRADARRNRDHVLAVAREMLSAEGSSASFDEIARRAGVGVGTVYRHFPTRNALFEAVVVGRVEEFTERARALAGADSAPESAFCAFFAHLVGEVALNQALCEALDGGDGTAIVIPSRLRRDFVESFGSLLAHAKKAGEIRSDVDIHDVLDLLIGMAGAEHRARLRGAPGTLITVALDGLRSPAPSAPGNATPPRSAELG, from the coding sequence ATGAGCGACAAGGCCGGACGGATTGCCAAGCCGTTGCGCGCGGACGCGCGCCGCAATCGTGACCACGTGCTGGCCGTCGCACGGGAGATGCTGTCGGCCGAGGGATCGTCGGCGTCGTTCGACGAGATCGCTCGTCGCGCCGGAGTCGGCGTCGGCACGGTGTACCGGCATTTCCCCACGCGCAACGCGCTGTTCGAGGCCGTCGTCGTCGGCCGCGTCGAGGAGTTCACCGAGCGGGCCCGCGCGCTCGCCGGGGCCGATTCCGCACCGGAGTCGGCGTTCTGCGCCTTCTTCGCCCATCTCGTCGGGGAGGTCGCCCTGAATCAAGCCCTGTGCGAAGCCCTCGACGGCGGCGACGGCACCGCCATCGTGATCCCGTCCCGGCTCCGGCGCGACTTCGTCGAGTCGTTCGGCAGCCTCCTGGCGCACGCGAAAAAGGCCGGGGAGATACGGTCCGACGTCGATATCCACGATGTGCTCGATCTACTCATCGGGATGGCGGGGGCCGAGCATCGCGCCCGATTACGCGGCGCCCCAGGCACTTTGATCACCGTCGCACTCGACGGCCTCCGCTCCCCGGCGCCGTCGGCCCCCGGTAACGCGACTCCACCACGGAGCGCTGAGTTAGGGTAA